TTCCCTGACTTCAGAACACATCGATTTCTACCAAAAGAACAAGTATATAAAATTGAAACAGGTGTTGGAAACCGATTTTCTAGTGCACCTGAATGACGTAATTTCAAAAAAAGTCGACGAGTTGAATCAACAGGATACTCCCATGGAAAGGCGCAGTACGTATGGAAAGGCTTTTTTACAATTGTTCAATTTATGGAAACAGGACGAAGCCATTAAAGAATTGGTTTTTAGCAAACGTTTGGCAAAAATCGCAACAGATCTAATGCAAGTGGATGGTGTACGATTGTATCATGATCAAGCTTTGTTCAAAGAAGGTGGCGGCGGCATTACACCATGGCATGCGGATCAACATTATTGGCCATTGGCAACGGACAAGACCATAACGGCCTGGATTCCATTGCAGGGAACACCGCTGCAGATGGGGCCTTTGGAATTTAGTGCGGGTAGCCATGCCATTTTGGAGGGCAGGGAACTATCCATTGGTGATACCAGTGAAAGTTTTATTGAAAAACGTTTAAAAGTAACCGATTTTAAACATGTGATAGCCCCTTTTGATATTGGCGAAATCAGTTTTCACTCTGGTTGGGTCTTTCATCGCGCCGGTGCCAATACCACCCAAAAAACACGGAAAGTGATGACCATAATCTATATGGACAAGGACATGAAATTGAAGCAACCGGAGAATGATGGACAAATAAACGATTGGAATACCTGGTGCCCCGGTGCAGAAATAGGAAAGATCATCAACACCCCATTAAATCCAGTCCTCTATTGAATGGATAACATAAAGTATCTATATCCCTATTGGGGCAGTGAACATCTACCGCCCGATGCCTTCTTGGATCTCACCATTGCAAAGGGCTTTGATGGGATTGAAATCAATATTCCCCAAAATCCTGCTTTTGAAACCTCCTTTTTCGAGTCCCTTACCGCCTTAAGACAGGAAAAACCCGAATTCATTTGTGGCTTACAACAGGTGCTTGGGTCAAAAGGGGAAACCCCGCAAGACTATCTTGACAATGTACTGGACCGTTTGGACAACTTAGTGAGGTACAGCCCATCATTTATTAATTCCCATACTGGGAAAGACCATTATTCCTTTTCGGACAATTGTAAAATAATTGATGCCATAGAAGAATTTTCCCAAAAACACCGGATACCCATATATCATGAAATCCATAGGGGAAGATTTACCTTTCACGGCAGATCAACGCTGCCGTATTTGGAAGTATTTCCACAGTTAAAATTTGTTGGGGATTTTTCCCATTGGTGTACGGTTTCGGAATCGATGTTGGAAGACCAGGAAGCTATTATTTCCAAAGTGGTTCCAAAAATATATCATATCCATGCCCGGGTTGGCCATGCCCAATCGCCCCAGGTCAATAATCCATTTGCACCGGAATGGAAGGCACATCTGGACCAATTCGTAAAATGGTGGCAAGCCATCGTAGACCATCATTCAAGATATCGGGAAATATCGATCACTCCAGAGTTTGGCCCATTTCCATACATGCCAAGTATGCCATTTACCAAGGAACCACTGGCAAACCAAAGTGAGTTGAACAATAAAATGAAGGATTATTTAAAAATGGCCTTAAGATGAAAAAAATACTAATTATGGTTTTGATCATACTCTCTTGTTGCAAGCCTTCCAAAGAAGATTCACAAGGGGAGAATTTTTCCAAAAATGTAAATAGAGTCGCCGAACAGCTTATTGATGACAGTGATGCCCTACCCTTCTTTACCCATAAGACCAATCCACTAAAGTCCAGTTTCCAAGCTTTCAAAACGGGTAGTGTACTCCCTAAAGGATGGATTTTGGAGATGATGCAGAATGATTTGGAAAAAGGAATCGTCGGTGCATTGGATGAACTCTATCCCGGAATTAAAGCAGATAATCTGTATTATACCGCACGTAGGGGTGGCATGGAAGATATTCCGGAAATGGGGGATTTGGAACTCACAGGTCAGGCCTGGGAAAAATCCATCATGTGGTGGAATGCGGAAACCATAGGAAACTGGTGGGATGGTTTTGTCAGGCATGCTTTTTTGACCCAAAATCCCAGGGCAATTGCGCAGTCCCATGCCATTATAGCTAACCTACTGGAATCCCAGGACCGGGATGGTTATATCGGAATCTACAAACCCAATCTTCGCTATCGGCACGAAGGCTCCAATGGGGAGCTGTGGGCGCAAACTACGGCTTTCAGGACCCTATTGGCCTATTATGAATTTACGGATTCCAAGGAAGTGTTACATGCGGTGGAACGCGCTATGGGTCTCACCATGGAAAAATATGGTGAAAACGGTAGGAACCCATTTTATCTGAAAAATGCTTTTGGCGGCGTTACCCACGGCCTTATGTTGACCGATGTCTGTGAAACGCTTTATCGCATCACCGGCAATGAAAAATACCAAAAGTATGCCACCTATTTGTACCAAGCATTTTCCACCTATGGTATCAACCGATCGTTCAATGATTTGCGGTACCCCTATTTAATTGAACAGGATTCCCTATTTCAGGGGCATGCCGTCCATACCTATGAACATATTCGTGCCATGGCCAATGCGCACTACAATACGGGTTACCCGGAATTGAAAACGGCCTATGACCATATGCTCTCCAAATTGGAGTCCTGCATTTTGCCCAGTGGTGCCGGTCACGGTGATGAGTGGATTTTAAAATTGGAAGCCGATCCCAACGAGACAGCGGCGGAGTACTGCGCCATGCTTGAATTGAGAAATTCCTATGGTAGTCTAATGCAAAAAACGGGAAGTACGGAATTTGCGGATGCAGCGGAGCAGTTGACCTATAATGCCATGTTGGGCGCCAGAAATCAGGATGGAACGGCCATTACCTATTCCAAACACGATAACTGCCATGCACTGGACGGTAAACATCACCAAGGGGATGCCTCCACCAATGAACCCCGATATAAGTATTCCCCAACACATTCGGAACCCGCCGTCTGTTGTGTGCCAAATTATGGGAGAAACCTCCCCTATTTCCTGCATCAAATGTATATGAAGGCAGATGATGGCATCGCCGTTCTTATGTACGGGCCATCCGAGTTGACAGCGGAACTGGAGAACACGACCATTTCCGTGGAACAGTTAACCGACTATCCATGGACAAATGCGGTGACTTTTAAAATCAGGACGGCAAAGCCCATACGATTCACATTAAAACTACGAAAACCGGAATGGAGTGCATCCATGGATTTTCCATCAAATATGGAATCCGTTATGCTTCATAATGACTATTATGCCATCACCAAAACATGGCAAGGCGAAGAAACATTTACCGTTGAGTTCATCAATCCGGTCAAACGAAAAAAAGCAAACAATGGGGATGTGTATCTACAGCAAGGCCCTTTGGTATTTGCCTATGCCATTCCACATACGGAACAGGTCATCAAAACTTATGGCAATTCCCCTTTCAAAGATTACCATTGTCTCCCTAAAAATGAGGCCCATAAGAATTTGGTCATTCCAACGGATTTTGATTTTCAACGTACTGAAGATAGTGGTCCGATAATGGAGGGACAGCTTTTTGATGCATCAAAACAAAGAGAAGTGCCCGTAAAACTGGTGCCAATGGGCAAAACTGTTTTACGGCGCGTCACCTTCCCTGAAAAAAGAACAACGAAATGAGAACGTTTACAACATACATTTGCGTTTCCATAGTACTAGGAACGATTTTTTCCTGCGAAACACAAAAAAAGCAGGAAGCAACCATAACCAAGGAAGCCTCCGCTATTCCACAAGAACCCATCAATTGGAACAATGAAGTTATTTATCATGTCATGCAACGCAGTTTTTATGATAGCGATGGTGACCTACATGGCGATCTCAATGGGTTTATTGAAAAACTGGACTATCTTAAGGAACTTGGTGTGACCACCATTTTGTTCACTCCTTTATACGAATCCGGTTTTTACCACAACTATTTCCCGACGAATTACGAAAATATTGACCAGGAATACGGAACCAAGGAAGACTATTTCAATTTTGTGGAGGCCGTACATCAAAAAGGGCTTAAGTTCCTTATGGACATGGAAACCCAGTATGCGCAAAGTGGACATATTTGGTTTGATGATTCCTATCAAAATCCAGACTCCGAATATTCCGACTTCATTTATTATTCAGATTCCCTGAACCAATTTCCAGAGCAAATTTTTAGGCCTTCCAAATCGCCCTTATATGAGTTCACGGCCTGGCCTGGCAACAAACACAACATCGTTTTTCTCGATTTGAACCATCCCCGTGTCAAACAGTGGATGATGGATTTCTACAGCTATTGGGTAGACCCCAATAAAGATGGGGATTTCAGTGATGGGGTCGATGGTTTTAGGATTGACCATATTATGGACGATTTGGATTACAAGGGGATTTTCACCAATATGTACCAGGATTTTTGGCAACCCATTTTTAAGGCCTGCAAGGACATCAATCCGGCTATTTTTATCTTGGGGGAACAGTCCAATTGGAATGAGTACGGTGACGAAATGATTGTAAAAAGTGGTGCTGATGCGGCTTTTGGTTTTCCGCTTCGATTCGCCATTGCCGGAGAGGAAGGCACACATGATATGTATATTGACCCGTCATCCAATGGAGTCGCTATGGAACCCAATCGAATCCATAAAGTGGTTTTGGAAAGTCTCAATAGATTTAGCGATAGCACGTTCTCAGTGAATTTTTTGGAAAATCATGATACGGCACGGTGGGCAACGGTGGTACTGGGCAACGAAAACCAAAAACGAAATGCCGCTATTTTGAACCTGCTTTTACCTGGAATTCCCTCTATTTATTATGGTCAGGAATTGGGGGTCGTAGGCCAAACCCACGAGTGGGGAAGTGATGCCAACCATATTCCCGTTCGGGAGGCCTTTCCATGGACCGCTAATGTGGAGGACCCAGGAAATGCGTTATGGTATAAGGACAGTGGCCCCGTTTGGGATACTTCCTTTTGGAAATCGGATTTAATTGATCAATTGAGTCTAGAGCATCAAAAGAAAGATCCAAATTCCCTATGGTGGCATTATCAGAAGCTCACTACCCTTAGAAAGGACCAAGCCAGTTTTCGGTTAGGGGATTATATGCCCCTATTTGAAAATAGGGAAGGGATTATGGCCTTTCAACGAACGTATAAAAATGAAAGGACGATTGTCTTGATCAATATCAGTAATGAACTACAGGCGGTCCCAATGGACACCGAAGGTAACACAACATTATATGCAAAGGGAGCCAACCCTTCCAACACAACAATGCGATTAGCCCCTTTTGGCTATTATATTGCATTGAACAAAACCAATTGATCCCAAACCCAGCCAATAACTGGACTACATTGCTTCTTTGTTTAGCAGCAATTCGGACAATTCCTTTCATTTTGTGGCGCGTTAAAAAACTGATAAAGAACATCGTTATCATTTAGCAATCCCTAACTTTAAACGGTTTCACTTCGCAGTTGGAAAATCGTGAAGGTTTTTAGAAGTAGGGACCATGACCGAGACCGTTGCAGCACCGTTGGAATGGCATTCATTTAAACCATATTATGAAACGGTTCCCAGTTTTTGCTTTGTCCTTTTTTTTCTTGCAGACCTGTTATGTCAAGGGACAGACCGCTAAAGACACCCTGGACATAAAACAGGTGGCATTGGATTATATCGAATCCCAACATCTGGTGAAACCGGAACGGTTTGAACGTGCGGCCCACCCAAGAATGGTCAAAAGGACTTTTTGGACGGACAAAAAAACAGGAAAGGAATATTTGCGGGAAACCTTTACCGATGCCATGGTCCTACTCGCCGAGACCTATAACCAAGATGGCGATGGATTCCCGAAAAACCCCAAAAAAGAGGTCGTTATCCTGGATATTTATGACAAAACTGCTTCGGTTAAACTCATAGCAGATGAATGGATCGATTATATGCACATCGTAAAACTGAACGGAAAGTGGCAATTGGTAAATGTGCTTTGGCAGTTCAATGATTCCGAATCCCATTAAAAACTTGACTGCGAAAAGCCTAAAACAGAATACCATAGGATGGATTTTAGGGGACTTTCAAGGCTTCATCCAAGCGCTGGGAAAAGAATCAAAAAAACCGTAGCACTTTAATCTGCCATCACTAACATTCCCTTTGTACCTTAGGCCAACTTCCAACAACCGGTCCATTGGAAGTGCCAACAGTAGCTTTGCCAAGACACTCAATTGGATAGCAAGGGAAATAGGTCCTAGCGCATACTATGAAGGGATGTCGGCTGCCGTAGTATACAAATAGAAACGCTAACCTCAAAAGAATGGAATGTACCCAGCACTAAAAACACATCATAAAGAGGCCATAGAAAACCTTGTTCGGGAATATCGGAATGACCAAAGGTTCCATGCCCTCATTATTGGGGGGTCGGTAGCAAAACAATGTGCAAGGGACGATTCGGACGTTGATTTTATGATCATCGCCACTGAAGAGGAATTCAATATGCGGAAATCCAAAGGGGATCTCTTCATTAACCGAACCGATCTCTGCAATTATCCAGGTGGATTTGTTGATGGGAAAATTATAAATCTTCACTACCTCAACCAGGTGGCAGAAAAAGGAAATGAACCGTCCAGGGCGGCCTTTGACGGTGCTTTTATAGCCTATTCAAGGATAAAGGACCTTGGGCAAATTTTAAATAGAATACCCGTTTACCCCGAAAAAGAAAGGAATCGGCGCATGAAATCCTTTTATTGTATGGCATTCATACAAAACTGGCTAATGGGAGAAGCAGAGCGCCATGGAACCCTGTACACAAGGTCAAGGGCCGCGTCCCAACTTTCATTATATGCAGGTAGACTGATCCTGGCCCATAACCGTATTCTTTTCCCTTATCACAAATGGTTTGTACATTATTTGGAAAAGTGTGGAGACAAGCCTTCCCGTTTTATTGAAAATATGAACCGCCTTTTAAAGGAGCCAACGTCCAAAAATGCAGGTGTTTTATTCCAAAACATCAGGGATTTCAGGGATTGGGGCATAAGTGACCATGACGCCTATATGTGGTTTATGACCAAAGTGGAATGGAGTTGGATGAATGGCACCACTTCCCTGGAAGACCTATGAAATCATTTTCAAAATATAGTACGATGTAGCCATACCTCGTTCTTAAATTAAAAAAATATGCAGTTTAACTTAGACAAATCAATCGAGGTGCTGGAAAAAACACCCGCCATTTTGGAGTCTTATTTATTGGACCTCTCGGACGATTGGCTGAAGAAGAATGAAGGGGGAGCCACATGGAGTCCCTATACTGTTGTAGGGCATTTGATCTTTGGGGAGAAAACCGATTGGATGGTACGGATCAAAATAATCCTTAACGCTTCCGAAAACAAATTGTTTGAACCCTTTGATAGGTTCGCACAGCAAAAGGAAGACCAAAGCAGGCCCATTAAAGACTTGCTCCTTGATTTCAGGGAATTGAGAAGTGAAAATTTGGACGAACTCAAATCTTTGAAAATCACCCAAAACGAATTGAAGCGCACTGGAATACATCCCGAATTTGGAGCGGTAACCCTGGAACAACTTATTGCCGCTTGGACCGTTCATGACTTGGGCCATATTGGGCAAATCAGCAGGGTCATGGCCAAGCAATACACCAAAGAAGTGGGACCATGGATAGCTTATCTGGGAATTTTAAAAAAATAATATGCCCATAAAGGCGAACCAACACCACCATCAATTACCAATACCATAAGGGCCATTGTAACGCAAAATGGGGAGATCCCAAAGAAGGAATATCGAATAACCCCTATTTGGATACCCGAGGCCCACAAGTGAAAGAGAATTGCCGTAGAGAATGGAAAAATGAACTAAAAAAATCCCAAAAACAGTTATAATTCACCTAGCTTTCAGTGGATTGTACCGCAAT
The sequence above is a segment of the Muricauda sp. SCSIO 64092 genome. Coding sequences within it:
- a CDS encoding phytanoyl-CoA dioxygenase family protein — translated: METLKLLDRPYSLTSEHIDFYQKNKYIKLKQVLETDFLVHLNDVISKKVDELNQQDTPMERRSTYGKAFLQLFNLWKQDEAIKELVFSKRLAKIATDLMQVDGVRLYHDQALFKEGGGGITPWHADQHYWPLATDKTITAWIPLQGTPLQMGPLEFSAGSHAILEGRELSIGDTSESFIEKRLKVTDFKHVIAPFDIGEISFHSGWVFHRAGANTTQKTRKVMTIIYMDKDMKLKQPENDGQINDWNTWCPGAEIGKIINTPLNPVLY
- a CDS encoding sugar phosphate isomerase/epimerase family protein — protein: MDNIKYLYPYWGSEHLPPDAFLDLTIAKGFDGIEINIPQNPAFETSFFESLTALRQEKPEFICGLQQVLGSKGETPQDYLDNVLDRLDNLVRYSPSFINSHTGKDHYSFSDNCKIIDAIEEFSQKHRIPIYHEIHRGRFTFHGRSTLPYLEVFPQLKFVGDFSHWCTVSESMLEDQEAIISKVVPKIYHIHARVGHAQSPQVNNPFAPEWKAHLDQFVKWWQAIVDHHSRYREISITPEFGPFPYMPSMPFTKEPLANQSELNNKMKDYLKMALR
- a CDS encoding beta-L-arabinofuranosidase domain-containing protein, with translation MKKILIMVLIILSCCKPSKEDSQGENFSKNVNRVAEQLIDDSDALPFFTHKTNPLKSSFQAFKTGSVLPKGWILEMMQNDLEKGIVGALDELYPGIKADNLYYTARRGGMEDIPEMGDLELTGQAWEKSIMWWNAETIGNWWDGFVRHAFLTQNPRAIAQSHAIIANLLESQDRDGYIGIYKPNLRYRHEGSNGELWAQTTAFRTLLAYYEFTDSKEVLHAVERAMGLTMEKYGENGRNPFYLKNAFGGVTHGLMLTDVCETLYRITGNEKYQKYATYLYQAFSTYGINRSFNDLRYPYLIEQDSLFQGHAVHTYEHIRAMANAHYNTGYPELKTAYDHMLSKLESCILPSGAGHGDEWILKLEADPNETAAEYCAMLELRNSYGSLMQKTGSTEFADAAEQLTYNAMLGARNQDGTAITYSKHDNCHALDGKHHQGDASTNEPRYKYSPTHSEPAVCCVPNYGRNLPYFLHQMYMKADDGIAVLMYGPSELTAELENTTISVEQLTDYPWTNAVTFKIRTAKPIRFTLKLRKPEWSASMDFPSNMESVMLHNDYYAITKTWQGEETFTVEFINPVKRKKANNGDVYLQQGPLVFAYAIPHTEQVIKTYGNSPFKDYHCLPKNEAHKNLVIPTDFDFQRTEDSGPIMEGQLFDASKQREVPVKLVPMGKTVLRRVTFPEKRTTK
- a CDS encoding alpha-amylase family glycosyl hydrolase, which translates into the protein MRTFTTYICVSIVLGTIFSCETQKKQEATITKEASAIPQEPINWNNEVIYHVMQRSFYDSDGDLHGDLNGFIEKLDYLKELGVTTILFTPLYESGFYHNYFPTNYENIDQEYGTKEDYFNFVEAVHQKGLKFLMDMETQYAQSGHIWFDDSYQNPDSEYSDFIYYSDSLNQFPEQIFRPSKSPLYEFTAWPGNKHNIVFLDLNHPRVKQWMMDFYSYWVDPNKDGDFSDGVDGFRIDHIMDDLDYKGIFTNMYQDFWQPIFKACKDINPAIFILGEQSNWNEYGDEMIVKSGADAAFGFPLRFAIAGEEGTHDMYIDPSSNGVAMEPNRIHKVVLESLNRFSDSTFSVNFLENHDTARWATVVLGNENQKRNAAILNLLLPGIPSIYYGQELGVVGQTHEWGSDANHIPVREAFPWTANVEDPGNALWYKDSGPVWDTSFWKSDLIDQLSLEHQKKDPNSLWWHYQKLTTLRKDQASFRLGDYMPLFENREGIMAFQRTYKNERTIVLINISNELQAVPMDTEGNTTLYAKGANPSNTTMRLAPFGYYIALNKTN
- a CDS encoding nuclear transport factor 2 family protein; translated protein: MKRFPVFALSFFFLQTCYVKGQTAKDTLDIKQVALDYIESQHLVKPERFERAAHPRMVKRTFWTDKKTGKEYLRETFTDAMVLLAETYNQDGDGFPKNPKKEVVILDIYDKTASVKLIADEWIDYMHIVKLNGKWQLVNVLWQFNDSESH
- a CDS encoding nucleotidyltransferase domain-containing protein — protein: MYPALKTHHKEAIENLVREYRNDQRFHALIIGGSVAKQCARDDSDVDFMIIATEEEFNMRKSKGDLFINRTDLCNYPGGFVDGKIINLHYLNQVAEKGNEPSRAAFDGAFIAYSRIKDLGQILNRIPVYPEKERNRRMKSFYCMAFIQNWLMGEAERHGTLYTRSRAASQLSLYAGRLILAHNRILFPYHKWFVHYLEKCGDKPSRFIENMNRLLKEPTSKNAGVLFQNIRDFRDWGISDHDAYMWFMTKVEWSWMNGTTSLEDL
- a CDS encoding DinB family protein → MQFNLDKSIEVLEKTPAILESYLLDLSDDWLKKNEGGATWSPYTVVGHLIFGEKTDWMVRIKIILNASENKLFEPFDRFAQQKEDQSRPIKDLLLDFRELRSENLDELKSLKITQNELKRTGIHPEFGAVTLEQLIAAWTVHDLGHIGQISRVMAKQYTKEVGPWIAYLGILKK